The Phlebotomus papatasi isolate M1 chromosome 3, Ppap_2.1, whole genome shotgun sequence genomic sequence AAGAAATCTGATATTTTTAccattctaaataaaaaaaattgcaatatgtACTGCAAAAAGAGAAATACCACCCCGAAGAATATTACTATACATTTCTTTCttaattgataaataaaaaagtacTCTTAGGAACATCAGTtcgataatttaaattaaaaaataaaagaagaataaaGATGAAGAAAAGTTGAAATGAAAGCTTACTATTTAAGTCTATTTATATTGCGATATACTTGAGAATTAATAAATACCGCAGTTGATTTGTAAAtgcttcagtttttttttattttttactgctcgaactcaaagagagagcagttatataatcgacttttttttcaacttctcactgttctggagcttaaacggtaagagatatcaacttccagtcttcgatgacccctcctcaaatgacattatctcgtatccaacctctttacttttcctccctcccctttcgtacgttccctatccctaaaaaaaaaggtaaaaaatgagctttttccaattttgcaaaaaattggcccaagctttttcaatgatttttggatatgttttagagctgatCCTGgcaaacatttcgcccaaacatacctatgaccggaaaatttgccattttgaattaatgaaggtcaaagttcaaccaatttggaaggctcatttttcaaccgatttggttaaatttggattttttggaaaggtactgcaatgtcgaacccggctgcatcggtcttcatcggtaatgaaccggttaagtaccgttttttgtataaatttatatccctaataattgatattccctaaaagtaaagttttttcgatttttctcaaaattggcccaaactttttcaatgatttttggatatgttttagaactgatcctggcgaacatttcgcccaaacatacctatgaccggaaaattcgccattttgaattattgaaggtcaaaggtcaaatactgtggaaggctcatttttctttttggttaaatttggattttttttagtaaagtattgcaaattagaacccggctgcatcggtcttcatcagtgatgaatcggttaagtaccgatttttcgattttgaaatgcttttgtgatttatgaatcaatttgatctctagtaatagatcagtaataccaaaagatcatgcaaaaaaaaactaattcacggtgagctctatctcgtgagttcgagcattccgcaaaggtgggacgctttgccatctcttttaaattgtgttgttgCCCCTGAAGAACCAGTTGCCTTGGAAGTCGCATGCAACTTATTTGTGGAGACCCGGAGGAAGCCAATTGAAGTGTGAATTTCAATAGAATCTTCCTTGTTAATTGTGAAATTTGATGAGATTGGGAGGTTTTTCTCGAAGGTTGACCGCTgggatttatttttctctctgTCCACTAAATCAGTCACCCGgcacaagaattttaaaattgtccAGATTCTCAGATTTTCGGAgacaaaagacaaaaaaaacgaCAGAATATCTACCAATTTCTTGACACTCTTTTCATGTTCACGGAAACATGCGTTAATCGCGATGAATGACGGTTGAATTAAAGCATGAAGTGTCCACAAATATTTAATGAGACACTCAGTCCGGGACGATGATCAGTTTGTGAGTGAACTCCAGGTGTGAATGATGGTGATTTTGGTGCTTTTTCTCGCGTTACAACTCTTCGGCGGAGTGTTAACCGGGCTTCCCTATGCCAATGACTATCCCTATGTGAGTTACGGATACGAAAATGGGGCTCAGGGATCATCGGATGCCAGTGGTTTTGTGCAGAATACCCTCTCGGACAATGGAAATAATCTCAAGGCTGCTCAAGATGTCTCAAAGTTCTACAATCTCGAGAACATTTCCAATGGACACACCCTGAATCACGAAAAGCAAGGAGTCAGTTCTGACAGCCTCAAGCACACCACAGGCGAGGACTTTGAAACTGACAAAAAGCACAATAGGAAGCACGTAAAGTCAGGATTCCACAATTCCTACCACAAAGACGAAAGTGGCAGCAACAGCTCCTACTACGAGGATTCCGATGATCGTGGAGGAAAGCTCGTCTACGACAAGAGGCACGGAACAAAGGGAGATGCCCATGATTCCCAATATCGCGAGGGATTGAGGGATGGAAGCTTGAGAGACAAGTATGACGATCGCTACGGAGGATACGATAATCGTGGAACTCACAACAGACATCATTTGTTGGCTGAGGATCAGGGAAATCGCCTTGGGCACAGGGACAAGTACATCAGGGGTCAGGCTGAGAGGTACGAAATGGTTGACGATGGATATGGAAGAAGACCCTACTCAATTGGCGTCAAGGAGAACTACGGGATGTACAGGTAGGATAGTTTGGCTAAAAAAATACCATGCATCTTCGGGGCAGTACTTAGttcaatttgatcagtaaattatTCCCAAATTGCATTTTCCCATTAAGTACATATCTTTGATATCTGATATAAGAACGATAATCTCTGAGAAAATACCTTTGcagtatagggtaaatgtcctgattcaaaaccatttccagacgctttaactttgacagaagattcaacacattaagttcatatttttttgaagagaattacataaatttgctcctagactcttctagaatgttactgtttagtgaaaattctttagatataatttgaaaacttcttaaatacaagaaaaatccgcgagtgtaaaatgcttctattggaaacatattaatccaaatggagacaagggaaagtttctaattggagacaaaagtgtaaatgaaaccgcgacgaaaggcttccgaaaccttgttgagttgctcctgagtgcaggatttgttcttattccgggtcttttctcatttcccatctaaaacaataaggaaatctctccaaaaaaatcatatttccggggtttcctgttgaagcatttgcagacacttcagaaaaaccttttttgttcacgaaataggtttttatttcatttgaaaacttcacgtatcgttaacaataaagattagcacttaatttaactaaaattagccagaaatatggcataaatgttaaacaaaacgaataaacaacagtcacctcattgtgtttatCATTGGAAAACCTTGTCGATCGATGACAAatttgatggtgaaaaggtacacttttaatttttctgaaaaattaacaaattaacgtttgtgaatatgaatggattttcgctttatttggagcaaaattaactaaataatgaaactgtggtatagaaaatatagtaatttagtactgtatttatcatgaaaacagtgacgtttccatttggaatagagaaaaatttccatttggagcaggttctgaattagcttaattcaCCCTATTGAGcagtattttgctaaaattggtcagtaaaaatgaaCTTtagtaatattataataaaaaaaacacattttaccAAAGTTTTTGACGTTTCTCGACAAAGAACAGAGATCAAGTATTTACTATATGAGAAATTTTGAGCAATCTAAATTACTTAATGCTTTTGATTGAGGAAAGTTGTTTAGGAAATAATCTAAAAAGCGGTTAAGCCCTTAAATTCCCTGTctataagtaggggaaagtgcccgtgCTTTGCACGGtaccaagcttcataatgactaaatttaacCTATGTCTTTCAATATGACTCATtgtattcaaattttcaatactaggggaaagtactcagttttttttttaaacataatgcggattttagtcattataaagcttgggaccttACAAaggatgggcactttcccttaatcaCATTTACGATAGGCTTACCCTTAAAAAAACCAGctcagtgaaaattttttaaatatgcgaAAGATTAACTGAAGTATTTTTGGGCAGTATATtggtaaaaatgatcagtaaaaattaatttggacAGTAAGGAAATCAAGCGAAAACCAAGACATTTTCGGTtagatttaaaatgatttatgatcactttttttaaaaaaaaaaatttactgaccAAGACTGATTAATCAGTCTGTTAATTTACTGTCCTAAAATGTCTTTCTCGAAAAAAACACGATATTTTAGTATAAATGGAATATAGTGGATGTAAGCATTGTTCACATGTAATTAACCTTCAAATTTAAAGACGAAATTTATATTGCTTGAAGGCttaaccatgcctacattcccctaaagttGAATTACATAATACAAATCTTtaatatctaaaatattttagttctaCTCCAATTTTTAATAGGCTCTCTTCTAGAGCTTAAAAAGCTTGAAAGCATTTAAAGCTTTAGCAAGTCCGAAAATGCGAtgatactaaaatattttaagaatataactATTTTTGGTCAGTAGATCAGCAGTTTGATCATTTAAAATGTATTCGTCATTAAATAATTTCCAAGTGTTCTATTTTGTTCAGCAAATAACGAAAAATTGCTTGGAAATCACTTAAgtatacactaagaaaaaactgttgagttgaaacaactttatcgccgagttgaattaattagaagaatatcgatgtaattgttaccctttttgttgtaaattttattaaatagagttgaaacaactcttcgtgcgagttgagttcattcgtcggatatcgatgtaatcaggggggtgacattagctctgaaaaatgcgaccggttttagtataattttttccctgttttcgtacacatttcacgagatatcttcaaaactacgcaggttgccaatttagggttttcggttgcctcttcgctattaaattggcttttattttatattagtattttttgctaattcattctacaatgacagaaaacagctaataaactcaaaagttttttcggctcgctagaaacatatgggaaacataggaaatgtcatgatgtaatttattactctttttcgatggaaaatttaaaatttcatctcgactgaagtatatgcttatgTGTctttgttttaagaatatacttcagtcaagaagattttcttgTGACGAAGAATTAcatataattatcacataattatcaataattaattataagctaactaatatttaataaaaatgtgcatGTCtcttaaaaacaataaaagaaaattcacattattcgaaggcatgaacgttcgaagggaaagtactttctcCTAGTTAAAACGTCAGCAAAAACCGAATTTGAACTCTAAATTGTTGCTTCTTTCATTTGggataaaaagttaaaaattggaatgaatgaatgaatcagtaagaatttttaatcatattaggggaaagtactgttccttcgaacgtttatgccttcgaataatgtgaattttcttttagttttcctaagaaacttacacatttctatcaaatattagttagcttatcatcaattgttgataattccgtggtaatttagtgtaaatctcttacgaaaaacaaaagaaattcacattattcgaaggtatgaacgttcgaagggagagtactttcccctaccgactattaaaaattttctcttgccatttttaaatttattgattacAAATGATTTCTCATCAATACAATTATGTAAAGAAGATATTTATATACTCAAAAAATACTGTTGAGTATTTATTGTAAACGAGTCTAATTTTCGTTAGTAAAACAACAATTTTAATCTTgtctgtaaaaaaaacaaagatggtTTATTATGAGAATTTAGTGAAGTGTAAACGcataaaaagaagaaattggTGTGGAAGTAAAAGGCAAAGAgaaatattcttatttttgtattcttcattaaaaaaaatgcaatattttggtatatatacaatatataccAAAAAAGGTCCCTTAAGTGTAAAATTGTTTACTTGGGGAATTAATaaatgtattattattattattacaattattattatacaatttttttgtaatttgatcAATAAAGTTGAGTTTGATAAGCAGATTATTATGCCTTCAGCACACCTTTCacatcggtaaaatttcatgaaatcaaaatttgcgttCTTTTCGTTCTCAAAAGATtggctgaactaaatttaatttggtgtgatattcaaaagaagaagagtgcgcaAGAGTAGGTCAGAcgtatgcaaagcttttaagaaagaaagtgataagggttttgactttatgaaactTTTGTTGTCTAAAAGGCGTGCTGGAGCCATTACAATTggagtttttgtttttgtagaattttttgatgggtttagggtaagtgtgccaaatttcggcatagttgcttgcaagcgccaaagtcttaagtttgaaatttaatatttttaatataaatttgattttttgttacttctttttaaggagtgttgcttggaaccttgtatacagtttatcgtcttgattttctttaaatttattcttaatgcattttaaaatgaagaaaaatgtagaaatagctttgatggcctatttcggccacctaggttctcatagttccgtgcccttccggaattcttccaaagtctttttcacatcatctcgatcGTAGAAtgtacattttttgctattattttgtattgtatattctctagagtttgcaaaaacaaaaaaatatggaattttgaggaacaaaagaggtggctgaaattgcaagctggccgaaatttggtacacttaccctaatggtTTTAATGATCATTTTAATTCGTCAACTGGTTAAACTCCTTCCTAAGGATTATAAttaagtgttattttttttaattgacttttctcAATGTCAatgaaataataagaaataatagatttaaaaaaaaactgtttttttaaacaaaaattttgtcattgatATCATCAATTTTTTTGATGGGTTAAAGATCCAAtgacttaatttattttattggttttagagatttaataaaaaaaactgcccAGAAAATTAAAGCTAATAATTAAAGTTAATAATATGCGCGTAAatcaatagccgtactcactatggcgctgttatcttgtaatatggttatctcgttatctcgttatgttctcgtaatgtattttataaatgaaaaattataacaagataacagattacggagattacgagataacaacgccatagtgagtacggctaatgatTCGAAAGAAATAGTGTTAAAAAATTATAGCTTTACTTAAcgttttctttaattataatttaatacgggcttcagatctaaggcttagccatatggcttaactgctccaattccttatcaatcacaattttttggaaagatttaggattgaattataaATTGGATTAAAAGTCAAATGAATTCCTGAAGAAATTTAACGAATTATTGTGCCTTGCAGTTAGTTAAGTTCTTTCAATTAATATTTGGTTAGAGAGTACTAAAGAGTGGGAAAAGGAGCTTAAGTAGGTGCTTTAAATTCCAATTGTGTTCGAGTGACCTTTTATATGTTTCATACCCAAACAATATaattacaaaagaaaatttcattctaATGGCAGACACAGAAATTTTGtgcataattttcttttaattcttttaatgtcaataatctttaataaaataatccaAAACACATGGCTTTGAAGAAGTTTAGGATGGGGTAGTGGGAAGAGGGTAAAACGTTCATGGGGGGTCGCCGAAGATCAGATGAAGATATCTTTTACGGTATGATCTCCCGCCcagaaacaattaaaaaaaaatcgaaatgtgTACCGCTCCTTATTTaacttcgagcagtaaaatccacaaatattaataaaataaatttaataataaaatttttcataactCTCAAAGATCGCCCGTTCGCCGCTAGTGGTCTTAGAATTGCATTAAACGTTGTATTTAGGAACAGTTTAAGAAATTCAGCTTTGTATTTGTCTTAACCTTTGAaacttgttaaaaatatttaacttaaaattcgtatatttaAAATACCAATTAATTTGGATAATTTCCGCAGTTTTTTCTTAATGaccttttctaaaaaaaaaagttaaactacGATTGATATTGTAAAGAAAATGAGATAACTTCCACTTAATCaacaaacactgagaaaaaaacgagggtgcgattaaccttttttcctcataactttaacactttttaggtgtaaaaatatatcaacatttttaatgttaattttacacctttttaagggcaaaaataacatgaaaaagggtaaatttaacctcTAATATACCGAAACAGCATAATATtgacaccgat encodes the following:
- the LOC129807865 gene encoding uncharacterized protein LOC129807865 — encoded protein: MMVILVLFLALQLFGGVLTGLPYANDYPYVSYGYENGAQGSSDASGFVQNTLSDNGNNLKAAQDVSKFYNLENISNGHTLNHEKQGVSSDSLKHTTGEDFETDKKHNRKHVKSGFHNSYHKDESGSNSSYYEDSDDRGGKLVYDKRHGTKGDAHDSQYREGLRDGSLRDKYDDRYGGYDNRGTHNRHHLLAEDQGNRLGHRDKYIRGQAERYEMVDDGYGRRPYSIGVKENYGMYRPLDDRRPLYDDFGSAGGQALYPPPLRNHQLPTGSLTRPREDGYFARHRITIYEDPRDMLESRGRLDSRRPDFVSLAAGGEGVAPFSAPRLDFRPSPMRYRDQLNDDRRDLRFRDF